One genomic window of Paeniglutamicibacter sp. Y32M11 includes the following:
- a CDS encoding glutaredoxin family protein, with product MTLNEVTSRLGYSWKSVDIDQDADLLSKHSEEVPVLLVDGRVRDFWVIDPQRLESLLSS from the coding sequence ATGACCCTTAATGAGGTCACCAGCAGACTGGGGTATAGCTGGAAAAGTGTTGACATTGACCAGGACGCGGATCTCTTATCCAAACACTCCGAAGAAGTTCCCGTGCTCTTAGTTGACGGACGGGTCCGGGATTTTTGGGTGATCGATCCACAACGCTTGGAGTCCTTGCTGTCCAGCTAA